Part of the Intestinibacillus sp. Marseille-P6563 genome is shown below.
CGCGATGATAGCTGGAAGTCTTGCCTTCGCTGATTTCAAACGACGAATTGACAAACGACGATTCCGGCTTACCGTCCAGATACCACTGAGCGCCGCATACACGGGCCTTATCGACACCAGTAATGGTCGCCGTTGCGGTGATTTGTCCGCCGGGCTTGACCTGGGGCGCGGTAACAGTCACTTTGACACCTTCCAGGCCATTGTCGACCTTGGAATCATCGACGGCATCGGCTGCCAACGAGATGGTGCAGCGCTTGCCGGTGATAAAGACATTACCCGCATGGCCTTCGCCCTGCAAGGTGGTCCATGCGCCGGCAATATCGGCCGAATTTACCGAACCATCGACCTGAATGATGTTATTCGAAGCACCTGCCGCAACGCGCAGCGTGCCGATGGATGTCTTGCTGTCGGTATAGATCTTATTGCCGCTGCCGCTGATAATGAGACTGTCCAGATTGAGTCCATTTAAGTAAATCGCACGGTCCGAACCGGTGATTTCGACACGGCGGGTGGAGTTTTCCTGAACGGTTACCGTACCGGTGCCGCCGCCGACCACAACGGTTTCAAACGTATTGCCGATGGGATTGGACACCGTGAACGGTCCACCGGTAGTGCCAACCACCAGACGCTTGACCGAAATCGGGTCGCCTTCGGTAAATACCGGTGCCATATCTTCCCCACGCAGCACGATGCGGTCATACGACTGGGTACGATCCAGACTGTCGGGTGCTGTGAAGAACAGATAGACCGGAGAAATCGTCGCAGTTTCCGGCTCGACGGTTTCGTCGGTCGAGGTTTCCGGTTCCGTGGTCTCGTTGGCTACGGTTTCGGGCTCAGCCGCTTCCTTCGCCGCGGTTTCCGGCTCCGCAGTTTCGTCCGCCGCGGTTGCGGGTTCGGCGGTTTCATCTGCCGGAGTTTCCGGCTCGGGGGTTACGCCGACCGGGGTTTCGGATTCGGCAGTTTCATCCGCCGGAGTCTCGGATTCGGTGGTCTCATCGGCTGGAGCCTCAGGCTCGGTAGTTTCATCCACCGGAGTTTCCGGCTCAGTGGTTTCATCGGTCGGCGTTTCGGGCTCGGCGAGCATGTCCGACGTGGTCAGATAGGAACCGTTCCAAATGCGGTAGATCAGGGAAACAAATTCCGCGCGGGTAATGCCGCGGGATGCTTGCAGCGAACCGTCCTGCGAACCGGACAGGATACCGTCCCGCACCAGAACGGCGGCAGCGCGGCGCTGTACCGGAGTCAAGGTGTTGGCATCCGAGAAAGCATCCAGAACGCTTTCATCGGGTGCGGCCTCATCCAGACCAAAAGCAGCCGTCAAAGCGGCAAAGACCTGGCCGCGGGTGACCGGTGCATTGAGGTCGACTGAGCCATCGATCGGCAAAGTGCCGAGCGAAACGGCCTTGGAGGCGTCCTGTGTATACCATTGACCGGCCGGGGTGTTCGGATACGAACGGTCGGTGTTCTGGGCTTCGAGCACGCGGTTGAGAATCGCGGCCATCTGAGCGCCGGTCAGGCTGCCGCTAGGAAGCAGGCGGCCATCATCGCCCTGCAACAGACCATCTTCCACCGCTTGTGCGAGTGCATCATAGGCCCAATGTCCGGTGGCATCGGGAAAATCGGAAATTGTGGCTGCGGCGGCCGAGCTCCATAAAAGGCTGCCCGCGCAAAAGACCGCAACGATCCGTTTGAGTTGATTGTGAAACATCCTTTGTCCCTCCTTGTTTGATCTCCCCAAACAACACAACAAAGGAGATCAACCTTACGCTTATCGTACGAAAAGTATAGGGGAAAGTCAAATGATAATTTGGTAAAAACATGTTACCTGCGTGTTACCAAACCCGGATTTTGAGCGCAAAATCGACCATTTCCGGACAAGGCCCGCCGGCAAAGAAGATTTCCAAATCAAAACCCGGATAAAACTTCCCGACAGGTGAAAAGTCAGGTATGTTTGTCCATTCATTGACAGAAACTATGGATGATGGTACACTAAATGTAAAAAAGGAAGGAAAAATGGCTGATTTTTTCATTGTTGGAACAATTATACTCGCGGTAATATTATCCGTTTTGTATTTAATTAAACAGGCGCGCAGCGGCAAGGGCTGCTGTGGCGGCTGCGCAGGCTGCAGCAAAGCCTGTGCGCGCCGGAAGGAGGAAAAATGAGAGCAATCATCACGGGAGCCTCGGCTGGCATTGGCCGGGACATGGCCCGGCTGCTGGCCGCGCGGGGGTATGATTTGACCCTGATCGCCCGGCGGGAGGACCGTCTGCGGGCTTTGGCCGCCGAATTGCCGGTGTCCTGCCAGATTCTCACGGCCGATTTGTCCAGCGTGCGCGAATGCCGTCTGGTCTATGAAGCAGCACGCGGGGACGATGTCGAGATTTTGATAAACAATGCAGGCTTTGGCCTGTTTGGGCCGTTTGCCGAGACCGATTTGGACACCGAACTGCGTATGATTCAGACCAATGTTGTCGCGGTGCACGTGCTCACCAAACTCTTTTTGCAGGATTTCCGCAAACGTGGCAGCGGCTACATCTTAAATGTCGCCTCTTCTGCCGGTTTTATGGCCGGTCCTTTGATGGCGACCTATTATGCGACCAAGAATTATGTACTGCGTCTGACCCAGGCCATCCGCGAAGAACTGCGGCAGGAAGGCTGTGGCGTGCAGGTCGCGGCCCTGTGCCCCGGCCCGGTGGATACCGAATTTAACCGGGTCGCTGACGTGCGGTTTTCGATCGGCGGATTGTCCAGTGAAACGGTCGCTCGGTGCGCGATCAATGGCATGTTCCGCGGTAAAGGCGTGATCGTGCCCGGACTCAGCATCAAATTGGGGTTGGCCGTACGCCGTCTGGCCCCCGAAGCACTGGTCACCCGTGTGGCCTACCACATTCAACACCGAAAAGGATAAAGAGGGTTTGCTATGTCGACATCCAATTATGAACCGCCCACCCGGCGGCCCCGAAAAAAAGTAAAACGATGGCAGAAAATTTTATTTTACTGGCGTTTCCCGCTGGTGATCGTGCTGCTCCTGATGATTTTATCGGCGGTGGTCGTACAGGTGATTGCCGGCAAGTTGTCCGCTCCGGCGGCAACCGAAACCGATAAAAAGCAGGACACAACCGCCGAAACCGAGACCCTCACCTATCAGGATGCTGTGATCGATGCCTTGCAGGCGGAGGAAGCCGAAATGCACGATTTGATCTGCCTGACCAAGGAGGACGGCGGCGTCACTTATGACAATGAAACCGACCGCGTGCTTCTGGTGTTCTGGACCAAGCAGCCCGATATGTTTGTCAAGGATGAGCAGGTCACGCTGGATGCCGATACCTATGCCTATTCCGATTTGGAACTGGCAGCCTGGGGCAAGGAAAATTCCGATGCGCTGAAAAATCAGCAGACCGCCCGGTTGTGCCAGTTGTTCGGCATGCCGGAAGGCAGCGAAGGCAGCGCCTTTGTGGTGGCTTGGGTCACGCCCGAGCGCATTTTGCGTGCCGCCTATCAGCCGGATGCCCAGATCGGCAAGATGACGCTGGCGTTTGAAGAAAGTGTCGACCAGGATTTCATCAGCTTCTTTGAAGATGAGATTCAGAACAATTACTTTACCAATCCCCGTCCATGGACCCGTTTGGGATACACCTATGACTGGGGCAAGACCGGCGATGACCACTATGGTTTGACCGAATTTGTCATTCCGAGCGGGGTCAAGGTCACGGTCAAAGACACGTTCACCAACGAAGAAGGGATCACCCGCCTGCGCAAAGGCACTCTGGAGTAAGAAAAAATCCCGCTTTGTATCAAAGCGGGATTTTTTTATTTGAGTTTTTTCCACTCGGCAACGGCAAGTTCGTCGCAGCGATTGTTGTACGGATTTTCCGCATGGCCCTTGACCCAGTGGAAAGTGACCGTATGCACGTCCAGCAGGCCGAGCAGACGGTCCCACAGTTCCGGGTTTTTGGCCGGGGTCTTGTCGGCTTTTTTCCAGCCGCGCGCCTTCCAGCCCTTGGCCCAGCCCTTGGTGATGCCGTCGATGACATATTTGGAATCCGAATATAAATCGATCTGGCAGGGCTCTTTGAGCAGTTCGAGCGCCGAAATGACACCCAAAAGCTCCATTTTGTTATTGGTCGTCATCAGGTCGCCGCCCGAGATCTCTTTGGTGTGGGCGCCGTATTGCAGGATGGCGCCCCAGCCGCCCGGTCCCGGATTGCCCGAGCACGCACCATCGGTATATATGGTAACTTGTTTCACGTTATATACTCCTTTTTGGGGTTATGCAGAGTTTCCACAAAGTTGTGCACAGGCTTATGCCCAGCCTGCCCAGACTTCCGGACAATAGCCGACCGTGGCTTGTTTGCCGTTGCGGACAATGGGCGTGCGCAGCAGCTTGGGATTGTCCAGAAGGTTGTCAAATTTGGCCTGGTCGCCTTCCAGATAGCGTAGCGTGGCAGCATCCTTGGATTTGGGGTCGATCAGGGCATCCACACCGCCGACGGCCCGGCAGACCGATGTCAATTCACCGACCGACATCCCATAGCGAATCAAATCGACCGATTGGAACTTGATGCCGCGCTCTTTGAACCAGCGCTCGGCTTTTTTGGTGTCAAAGCATTTGCTTTTCCC
Proteins encoded:
- a CDS encoding L,D-transpeptidase; the encoded protein is MFHNQLKRIVAVFCAGSLLWSSAAAATISDFPDATGHWAYDALAQAVEDGLLQGDDGRLLPSGSLTGAQMAAILNRVLEAQNTDRSYPNTPAGQWYTQDASKAVSLGTLPIDGSVDLNAPVTRGQVFAALTAAFGLDEAAPDESVLDAFSDANTLTPVQRRAAAVLVRDGILSGSQDGSLQASRGITRAEFVSLIYRIWNGSYLTTSDMLAEPETPTDETTEPETPVDETTEPEAPADETTESETPADETAESETPVGVTPEPETPADETAEPATAADETAEPETAAKEAAEPETVANETTEPETSTDETVEPETATISPVYLFFTAPDSLDRTQSYDRIVLRGEDMAPVFTEGDPISVKRLVVGTTGGPFTVSNPIGNTFETVVVGGGTGTVTVQENSTRRVEITGSDRAIYLNGLNLDSLIISGSGNKIYTDSKTSIGTLRVAAGASNNIIQVDGSVNSADIAGAWTTLQGEGHAGNVFITGKRCTISLAADAVDDSKVDNGLEGVKVTVTAPQVKPGGQITATATITGVDKARVCGAQWYLDGKPESSFVNSSFEISEGKTSSYHRAITFTKNMQLEHTVGFVLTYRNSVTGDEEKIIAGATVKIENYPDSHYLPSPAEVLAKVNPTYRPGNTDYSKDEKTVFVNAKGYSSETQYLIWVSRSAQMVNVFQGSKGNWKLIHEFQCATGKSSSPTPVGVTYVTYKQTAWVTDSYTCRPIVRFYPGTGYAFHSRLYYPGTNTLKDPSIGFPVSAGCVRMLDEGINWLYNNIPSKTTVVIY
- a CDS encoding FeoB-associated Cys-rich membrane protein, with protein sequence MADFFIVGTIILAVILSVLYLIKQARSGKGCCGGCAGCSKACARRKEEK
- a CDS encoding SDR family NAD(P)-dependent oxidoreductase; this encodes MRAIITGASAGIGRDMARLLAARGYDLTLIARREDRLRALAAELPVSCQILTADLSSVRECRLVYEAARGDDVEILINNAGFGLFGPFAETDLDTELRMIQTNVVAVHVLTKLFLQDFRKRGSGYILNVASSAGFMAGPLMATYYATKNYVLRLTQAIREELRQEGCGVQVAALCPGPVDTEFNRVADVRFSIGGLSSETVARCAINGMFRGKGVIVPGLSIKLGLAVRRLAPEALVTRVAYHIQHRKG
- the rnhA gene encoding ribonuclease HI, which encodes MKQVTIYTDGACSGNPGPGGWGAILQYGAHTKEISGGDLMTTNNKMELLGVISALELLKEPCQIDLYSDSKYVIDGITKGWAKGWKARGWKKADKTPAKNPELWDRLLGLLDVHTVTFHWVKGHAENPYNNRCDELAVAEWKKLK
- a CDS encoding arsenate reductase family protein — translated: MNIQIFGKSKCFDTKKAERWFKERGIKFQSVDLIRYGMSVGELTSVCRAVGGVDALIDPKSKDAATLRYLEGDQAKFDNLLDNPKLLRTPIVRNGKQATVGYCPEVWAGWA